From one Parambassis ranga chromosome 5, fParRan2.1, whole genome shotgun sequence genomic stretch:
- the tamm41 gene encoding phosphatidate cytidylyltransferase, mitochondrial yields the protein MTLPALHNSGVLYRRILSQFPQDISLAFAYGSGVFKQHGTSQGQMEKNMLDFVFAVDDPVTWHTMNLLQNRKHYSILKLLGPTKISSIQNEYGASVYYNTLVPVDDKIIKYGVISTGSLIDDLLHWKTMYIAGRLHKPVKMLVQSENGKLRAALVANLKSAVTASFLMLPESFSEEDLFLQIAGLSYAGDFRMVIGEDKSKVANLVKDNIQHFRILYSNILRDCPQVVYKPQQGKLEVDKSPEGQFVQLMALPRTLQQRITKLVDPPGKNRDVEEVLLQVAQDPDCGSVVQQGISSIVKSSSITQSIKGIATAGLWKTVSYSSKKLTKMWKGWRRKPSVSQMS from the exons ATGACTCTTCCTGCTTTGCACAACAGTGGCGTGCTTTACAGAAGAATTCTGTCACAGTTTCCTCAGGATATCAGTTTAGCGTTTGCCTACGGTTCTGGTGTTTTTAAACAGCATGGGACCAGCCAAGGTCAAATGGAG AAGAACATGCTGGActttgtgtttgctgtggaTGATCCAGTGACATGGCATACCATGAATCTGCTGCAGAATCGTAAACATTATTCCATCCTGAAACTGCTGGGACCCACGAAGATCAGCTCCATACAAAATGAATATGGGGCCTCTGTATACTACAACACACTGGTTCCTGTGGATGACAAG ATAATCAAATATGGAGTGATCAGTACAGGGTCTCTGATTGACGACCTACTGCACTGGAAAACTATGTATATTGCTGGACGCCTCCACAAACCG GTGAAAATGCTCGTGCAGAGTGAAAATGGGAAGCTTCGTGCTGCTCTGGTAGCCAATCTGAAGAGTGCTGTTACAGCATCTTTCCTAATGCTGCCAGAGAGCTTCAGTGAGGAAGACCTTTTCCTGCAGATAGCTGGTCTTTCTTATGCTG GGGATTTTAGGATGGTGATCGGAGAAGATAAATCCAAGGTGGCCAATCTTGTCAAAGATAACATTCAGCATTTCAGGATTCTCTACAGCAACATCTTGCGGGACTGTCCTCAAGTAGTCTACAAACCTCAACAAGGGAAACTTGAG GTTGATAAAAGCCCAGAAGGCCAGTTTGTCCAGCTGATGGCTTTACCCCGCACTCTACAGCAAAGGATTACAAAGCTGGTGGATCCTCCAGGGAAAAACAGAGACGTGGAGGAGGTCCTGCTGCAGGTGGCTCAGGACCCTGACTGTGGATCGGTTGTGCAACAAG GTATCTCATCTATTGTGAAGTCCTCCAGTATAACACAGAGTATCAAAGGCATTGCTACAGCTG GCTTGTGGAAGACAGTGTCATACAGCTCAAAAAAACTGACGAAGATGTGGAAGGGCTGGAGGAGGAAACCATCTGTCTCACAGATGTCTTGA